A portion of the Caenorhabditis elegans chromosome III genome contains these proteins:
- the btb-5 gene encoding BTB domain-containing protein (Confirmed by transcript evidence) — MVEDVIKFQSEIIKVQGGSGLAHEVKGLKWCWRSSFTPMTYDDYDDEDGFDYETNGQFMLTWNFDWSELKLAEVDRITGSIVVKPVAGKSNISLMQIEVDMNNPKQSLVKNFNHPYKNLGLVAFEYVFCLHYNPRVIYKEMFLPSDETDAVLVVDGKKIYVCKAFLSFHSSYFRKLFSSNFKEAQLTEIPIRDVSYEDFCLLLSTIYPNMIFPNDETADKLLELADRFLMPAVTNMVGFHLCHSDKLECEQLIFLADKYSIPRLLEKVISRLDSMEKGKQLRDSPVYSQLSDNVKAKVLDHVLKLID; from the exons atggtCGAGGATGTGATAAAGTTTCAAAGCGAGATCATTAAAGTTCAGGGTGGTTCTGGATTAGCACACGAGGTGAAAGGTTTGAAATG GTGTTGGAGAAGCTCTTTCACACCAATGACATACGACGATTATGACGATGAAGACGGTTTTGATTACGAGACTAATGGTCAATTCATGTTAACTTGGAATTTTGATTGGAGCGAGCTGAAACTTGCCGAAGTGGACCGTATAACAGGTTCTATTGTTGTGAAACCTGTCGCAGGAAAGTCGAATATCTCTCTAATGCAGATTGAAGTTGATATGAACAATCCGAAGCAAAGCTTGGTGAAGAATTTTAATCATCCGTACAAAAACCTAGGCCTTGTTGCATTTGAATATGTATTCTGTCTTCATTACAACCCAAGAGTAATTTataaagaaatgtttttacCTTCCGATGAAACCGATGCAGTTCTGGTGGTTGACGGCAAGAAGATATATGTTTGTAAAGCG TTTCTTTCCTTTCATTCGAGCTACTTCCGCAAGCTTTTCTCGTCAAACTTCAAAGAAGCTCAATTGACCGAAATTCCTATCAGGGACGTTTCTTACGAAGATTTCTGTCTTTTGTTAAGCACAATCTATCCTAATATGATTTTTCCGAATG atgaaactGCCGATAAACTTCTGGAATTGGCTGATCGTTTTTTGATGCCAGCTGTAACCAACATGGTGGGATTTCATCTTTGTCACAGTGACAAATTAGAATGTGAGCAACTGATTTTCTTGGCGGACAAGTATTCAATTCCGAGGCTTCTTGAAAAAGTGATTTCTCGGCTGGATTCCATGGAAAAAGGAAAGCAATTGAGGGATTCTCCGGTATACTCGCAACTGTCTGACAACGTGAAGGCTAAAGTTCTTGACCATGTCTTGAAATTGATTgactaa
- the pck-1 gene encoding Phosphoenolpyruvate carboxykinase [GTP] (Confirmed by transcript evidence), with amino-acid sequence MANECRSLRNMETDGFQVVTEVVTHKLNHIPIFKGDFASLSPKVQRFVAEKAELMNPAGIYICDGSQKEYDDIVDKLVERGVLTPLKAYENNYLCRTDPRDVARVESKTWMVTKDKYDSVCHTPDGVRPIMGQWMSEEQFGVELDSRFPGCMAGRPMYVVPYSMGPIGGPLSKNGIELTDSPYVVLCMRTMTRMGTKVLEALGDNDFVRCIHSVGLPRPVKQKVINHWPCNPEKVMIAHRPKEREIWSFGSGYGGNSILGKKCFALRIACNIGRDEGWLAEHMLIMGVTNPEGEEKFIAAAFPSACGKTNLAMLTPTVPGWKVRVVGDDIAWMKFGADGRLYAINPEAGFFGVAPGTSHKTNAMAMESCRANTIFTNVAETADGEYFWEGLEKELKEAKGYTDEQLKHLEITNWLGERWHIGDEGKAAHPNSRFTAPAKQCPNIHPDWEAPQGVPIDAIVFGGRRPEGVPLVFESFSWEHGILVGALVKSETTAAAEFTGKNVMHDPMAMRPFMGYNYGKYLEHWIKLGKAPHKAPKIFHVNWFRETKDHKFLWPGFGDNIRVLDWILRRVAGGEEEIAIETAIGYVPKRGTINLDGLPRIDWNDLMSIPKDYWVEDVDESRHFLDTQVGSDLPQPIRDELDKLEKRVHAL; translated from the exons ATGGCAAACGAGTGTCGTTCTCTGCGTAACATGGAGACCGATGGTTTCCAGGTGGTCACCGAAGTGGTCACCCACAAGCTGAACCACATCCCAATTTTCAAGGGAGACTTCGCTTCGTTGTCGCCAAAAGTTCAGAGATTCGTTGCCGAGAAGGCCGAGCTTATGAATCCGGCCGGAATCTACATTTGCGATGGATCACAGAAGGAATACGACGATATTGTTGATAAGCTCGTCGAGCGTGGTGTCCTTACTCCGTTGAAGGCCTACGAAAACAA ctacCTCTGCCGTACCGACCCACGTGATGTGGCCCGCGTCGAGTCCAAAACCTGGATGGTCACCAAGGACAAGTACGACTCAGTCTGCCATACCCCAGACGGTGTCCGCCCAATCATGGGACAATGGATGAGCGAGGAGCAGTTCGGTGTGGAGCTCGACTCCCGCTTCCCAGGATGCATGGCTGGACGTCCAATGTACGTTGTACCATACTCGATGGGTCCGATCGGAGGACCATTGTCCAAGAATGGTATCGAGTTGACCGATTCACCATATGTCGTGCTTTGCATGCGTACCATGACCAGAATGGGAACCAAGGTTTTGGAGGCGCTCGGGGATAATGATTTTGTTAGATGTATTCATTCAGTGGGACTTCCACGTCCAGTTAAGC aaaaggtGATCAACCACTGGCCCTGCAACCCAGAGAAAGTAATGATCGCCCATCGTCCAAAGGAGCGCGAGATCTGGTCATTCGGCTCGGGCTACGGAGGTAACTCGATTCTCGGAAAGAAGTGCTTCGCTCTCCGTATTGCCTGCAACATTGGAAGAGACGAGGGATGGCTCGCCGAGCACATGTTG aTCATGGGAGTAACCAACCCAGAAGGCGAGGAGAAGTTCATCGCCGCCGCCTTCCCATCCGCCTGCGGAAAGACCAACCTCGCCATGCTCACCCCAACGGTTCCCGGCTGGAAGGTCCGAGTCGTCGGAGACGACATCGCCTGGATGAAGTTCGGAGCCGACGGTCGCCTCTACGCAATCAATCCCGAAGCCGGATTCTTCGGTGTCGCCCCGGGAACCTCTCATAAGACAAACGCCATGGCCATGGAGTCGTGCCGCGCTaacacaattttcacaaaCGTCGCCGAGACCGCCGACGGAGAATACTTCTGGGAAGGTCTGGAGAAGGAGTTGAAGGAGGCCAAGGGATATACTGATGAGCAGTTGAAGCACTTGGAAATCACTAACTGGTTGGGAGAGAGATGGCATATCGGGGATGAGGGAAAGGCTGCTCACCCGAACTCGAGATTCACGGCTCCAGCTAAGCAATGCCCGAATATTCATCCAGATTGGGAGGCCCCACAAGGAGTACCAATCGACGCTATCGTCTTCGGAGGCCGCCGTCCAGAGGGTGTCCCACTCGTCTTCGAGTCCTTCTCCTGGGAGCACGGAATCCTTGTCGGAGCCCTCGTCAAATCCGAGACCACCGCCGCCGCCGAGTTCACTGGCAAGAATGTGATGCACGATCCAATGGCAATGAGACCATTCATGGGATACAACTACGGTAAGTACTTGGAGCACTGGATCAAGCTCGGCAAGGCTCCACACAAGGCGCCAAAGATCTTCCACGTCAACTGGTTCCGTGAGACTAAGGATCACAAGTTCTTGTGGCCAGGATTCGGAGATAACATCCGTGTTCTTGATTGGATCTTGAGAAGAGTCGCTGGTGGAGAGGAGGAGATcgct ATCGAGACCGCGATCGGATACGTTCCAAAGCGTGGAACCATCAACCTGGACGGCCTCCCACGCATCGACTGGAACGATTTGATGAGCATTCCAAAGGACTACTGGGTTGAAGATGTTGACGAGAGCAGACACTTCCTCGACACCCAAGTCGGATCCGATCTCCCACAACCGATCAGAGATGAGCTCGACAAGCTTGAGAAGAGAGTTCACGCACTTTGA